In one window of Nocardiopsis aegyptia DNA:
- a CDS encoding alpha/beta fold hydrolase, whose protein sequence is MTVHPIRHATVEIDGLPVFYREAGDPADPTLVLLHGFPSSSAMYRDLLADLADRYHLIAPDHIGFGQSAMPPVGEFEYSFENLTQVTLALLDELGVDRFALYIQDYGAPIGLRIASRHPERVTAIISQSGNAYTDGFTPFWDVLFAHAEDRAAHEPAVRELLTAEATRWQHTHGVPAELLDRVSPDAWVLDQAYLDRPGNKEIQLQLFWDYQFNLDGYPVFQEYFRTHRPPVLVTWGRNDEIFGPDGAKAHARDLPDAEIHLLDAGHFALATHGHEIAGLIRDFLGRNVTAA, encoded by the coding sequence ATGACCGTCCACCCGATCCGCCACGCCACCGTCGAGATCGATGGGCTGCCCGTGTTCTACCGGGAGGCCGGCGACCCCGCCGATCCCACGCTCGTCCTGCTGCACGGCTTCCCCAGCAGCTCGGCCATGTACCGGGACCTCCTCGCCGACCTGGCCGACCGCTACCACCTGATCGCGCCCGACCACATCGGCTTCGGCCAGTCCGCGATGCCGCCGGTGGGCGAGTTCGAGTACAGCTTCGAGAACCTCACCCAGGTGACCCTCGCGCTGCTCGACGAGCTGGGCGTGGACCGGTTCGCCCTCTACATCCAGGACTACGGCGCTCCCATCGGGCTGCGCATCGCCAGCCGCCACCCCGAGCGGGTCACCGCCATCATCAGCCAGAGCGGCAACGCCTACACGGACGGCTTCACCCCGTTCTGGGACGTGCTGTTCGCCCACGCCGAGGACCGCGCCGCCCACGAGCCCGCCGTCCGCGAACTGCTGACCGCCGAAGCCACGCGCTGGCAGCACACCCACGGCGTCCCCGCCGAACTGCTGGACCGTGTCAGCCCGGACGCCTGGGTCCTCGACCAGGCGTATCTGGACCGCCCGGGCAACAAGGAGATCCAGCTCCAGCTGTTCTGGGACTACCAGTTCAACCTGGACGGCTACCCGGTCTTCCAGGAGTACTTCCGCACCCATCGGCCGCCCGTCCTGGTCACCTGGGGCCGGAACGACGAGATCTTCGGCCCGGACGGTGCCAAGGCCCATGCCCGGGACCTGCCCGACGCCGAGATCCACCTTCTCGACGCCGGCCACTTCGCCCTCGCGACCCACGGCCACGAGATCGCCGGCCTGATCCGCGACTTCCTCGGACGCAACGTCACCGCCGCCTGA